One Felis catus isolate Fca126 chromosome D1, F.catus_Fca126_mat1.0, whole genome shotgun sequence DNA segment encodes these proteins:
- the LOC101094538 gene encoding olfactory receptor 2D3-like, translated as MGEGNQTSVAEFILLGLSQDPKVQILLFCVFLTIYLLSVFGNLLVIILIQSDSRLHTPMYFFLKNLSFADLCFSTSIVPQMLVHFLIKRKTISFAGCSLQIIVFLLAGCTECALLAVMSYDRYVAVCKPLHYSTVMTQRVCVQLAIVSWISGAFVCSVDSAFTLCLPYQGQNIINHYFCEPPALLKLASADTYNAEMALFSMGVIILLAPLSLILVSYWHIISTVIQMQSEEGRLKVFSTCGSHLTVVVLYYGSGIFAYMRPNSKTMNEKDQVVSVFYSVMTSMLNPIIYSLRNKDVKGALRRLVGR; from the coding sequence ATGGGAGAAGGAAACCAAACTTCTGTGGCTGAATTTATCTTGCTGGGACTTTCACAGGATCCAAAGGTCCAGATCCTGCTGTTCTGTGTTTTCCTTACCATTTACCTTCTCTCTGTGTTTGGAAACCTGCTTGTAATAATCCTCATTCAAAGTGACTCTCGACTTCACActcccatgtactttttcctcaAAAACTTGTCCTTTGCTGACCTCTGTTTCTCTACAAGCATTGTTCCTCAGATGTTGGTCCACTTCctcataaaaaggaaaaccatttcCTTTGCTGGATGCTCACTGCAGATAATTGTCTTCCTTTTAGCAGGGTGTACAGAGTGTGCACTTCTGGCAGTGATGTcctatgaccgctatgtggcTGTCTGCAAGCCCCTGCATTATTCCACTGTCATGACCCAGAGGGTTTGTGTCCAGTTGGCCATAGTGTCTTGGATCAGTGGGGCATTTGTATGTTCAGTGGACAGTGCATTTACACTGTGTCTTCCCTACCAGGGACAGAATATaattaatcattatttttgtgAACCTCCTGCACTCCTGAAGCTGGCTTCAGCAGACACCTACAATGCTGAGATGGCTCTCTTTTCAATGGGTGTGATTATCCTCTTAGCACCTCTCTCCCTCATCCTTGTCTCCTACTGGCATATTATCTCAACAGTGATTCAGATGCAGTCAGAGGAGGGGAGGCTCAAGGTCTTTTCTACCTGTGGCTCTCATCTCACTGTTGTGGTTCTCTACTATGGCTCTGGAATATTTGCCTATATGAGACCCAATTCCAAGACAATGAATGAAAAGGATCAGGTCGTCTCTGTGTTCTATTCAGTTATGACTTCCATGTTGAACCCCATAATTTATAGCCTGAGGAACAAGGACGTGAAGGGTGCTCTCAGGAGGCTGGTTGGAAGATAG
- the LOC101097958 gene encoding olfactory receptor 2AG2-like, with translation MEYWNSTLGSGFILMGILKDSGSPELLCVIITVLYMLALTSNGLLLLVITVDSRLHVPMYFLLGQLSLMDLLFTSVVTPKALMDFLRSENTISFAGCALQMFLALMLGSAEDLLLAFMAYDRYVAICHPLNYMVFMRPRVCWLMVATAWILAYLNALGHTFYTMQYPFCKAQKIRHLLCEIPPLLKLACADTSRYELLVYVTGVIFLLLPLSAIVASYALILFTVLHMPSNEGRHKALVTCSSHLTVVGMFYGAATFMYVLPSSLHSPKQDNITSVFYTVVTPALNPLIYSLRNKEVMGALKRVLGKYML, from the coding sequence ATGGAGTACTGGAACTCCACCCTGGGCAGTGGCTTTATATTGATGGGGATTCTGAAAGACAGTGGGTCTCCTGAACTGCTCTGTGTCATAATCACAGTCCTGTACATGTTGGCCCTGACCAGCAATGGCCTGCTGCTCTTGGTCATCACAGTGGATTCCCGGCTCCACGTGCCCATGTACTTCCTGCTCGGGCAGCTCTCACTCATGGACCTCCTCTTCACATCTGTTGTCACTCCCAAGGCGCTCATGGATTTTCTGCGCAGTGAAAACACCATCTCCTTTGCGGGCTGTGCCCTTCAGATGTTTCTGGCATTGATGCTGGGTAGTGCAGAGGACCTGCTACTGGCCTTCATGGCCTATGATAGATATGTGGCCATTTGTCATCCTCTGAACTACATGGTCTTCATGAGGCCAAGGGTCTGCTGGCTCATGGTGGCCACAGCATGGATACTGGCATACCTGAATGCTCTAGGACATACCTTCTATACCATGCAGTATCCCTTCTGCAAAGCCCAAAAGATCAGGCACCTGCTCTGTGAGATTCCACCTTTGCTGAAGTTGGCCTGTGCAGATACCTCCAGATATGAACTCTTGGTGTATGTGACAGGGGTGATTTTCCTTTTGCTCCCTCTTTCTGCCATTGTTGCCTCCTATGCACTAATCCTGTTTACTGTGCTTCACATGCCCTCAAATGAGGGGAGGCACAAAGCCCTAGTCACCTGCTCTTCCCATCTGACTGTGGTTGGGATGTTCTATGGAGCTGCCACATTCATGTATGTCCTGCCCAGTTCCCTCCACAGCCCCAAGCAAGACAACATCACCTCTGTTTTCTACACGGTTGTCACTCCAGCCCTGAACCCCCTTATCTACAGCTTGAGGAATAAGGAAGTCATGGGGGCTTTGAAGAGAGTGCTGGGAAAATACATGCTGTAG